A part of Chanos chanos chromosome 9, fChaCha1.1, whole genome shotgun sequence genomic DNA contains:
- the LOC115820571 gene encoding lectin-like, translated as MPSYCNVKNYEHWFKVGTYCVMYFNESLNFTDAEFRCRNVVPGGHLASVHSSQANDDLNCIVLKYNRKSPRIWLGGFEFFNSGKWVWIDDSNWDFQAWVPGEPNNQKAKEDCLEMNGKEIGKWNDDWCPKKKNFLCSFTY; from the exons ATGCCCAGCTATTGTAATGTGAAGAATTATGAACACTGGTTCAAAGTGGGCACCTACTGCGTCATGTATTTCAACGAATCGCTCAACTTTACCGACGCTGAG ttcCGCTGCAGGAACGTGGTACCTGGTGGTCACCTGGCATCCGTGCACAGCAGTCAGGCCAATGACGATCTAAACTGTATCGTGCTCAAGTACAACAGAAAGTCTCCTCGCATCTGGTTGGGCGGCTTTGagttttttaat tctgGTAAGTGGGTCTGGATTGATGACTCTAACTGGGACTTTCAGGCCTGGGTTCCAGGAGAGCCCAACAATCAAAAAGCCAAAGAGGACTGTCTGGAAATGAACGGGAaag agatTGGGAAGTGGAATGATGATTGGTGTCCTAAAAAGAAGaactttctttgttcttttaccTACTAA
- the LOC115820572 gene encoding lectin-like, with product MNFTSLLMTCLLIGSSVSWAFKRGAVDHTHHLRRCSMKMPSYCNVKNYEHWYKVGTYCVMYFNELFNFTDAEFRCRNVVPGGHLASVHSSQANNDLNCIVLKYNRKSPRIWLGGFEFFTSGKWVWIDDSNWDFQAWVPGEPNNQKAKEDCLEMNGKENGKWNDDWCPKKKNFLCSFTY from the exons ATGAACTTTACCAGCCTGTTAATGACCTGTCTGCTGATAGGGAGCAGTGTGTCTTGGGCCTTTAAGAGAG GGGCTGTAGACCACACTCACCACCTGAGACGCTGTTCCATGAAAATGCCCAGCTATTGTAATGTGAAGAATTATGAACACTGGTACAAAGTGGGCACCTACTGCGTCATGTATTTCAACGAATTGTTCAACTTTACCGACGCTGAG ttcCGCTGCAGGAACGTGGTACCTGGTGGTCACCTGGCGTCCGTGCACAGCAGTCAGGCCAATAATGATCTAAACTGTATCGTGCTCAAGTACAACAGAAAGTCTCCTCGCATCTGGTTGGGCGGCTTTGAGTTTTTTACT tctgGTAAGTGGGTCTGGATTGATGACTCTAACTGGGACTTTCAGGCCTGGGTTCCAGGAGAGCCCAACAATCAAAAAGCCAAAGAGGACTGTCTGGAAATGAACGGGAaag agaatGGCAAGTGGAATGATGATTGGTGTCCTAAAAAGAAGaactttctttgttcttttaccTACTAA